One genomic segment of Novisyntrophococcus fermenticellae includes these proteins:
- a CDS encoding LacI family DNA-binding transcriptional regulator yields MADRKVSMQDIADELGVSKVTVSKALNGKEGVGEELREKIFQVAEREGYILPDYGQRKARKVGIIMSERFSSQSDTGKFYMGMYESIIGQLRKASCSSMMITPNAESLARDLETIEKSEMFDGLILLGILDRVVRKKLESIDLPKIYVDVYDEKHRSDSVVTENIYSTYEMTNYLLKNGHREIGFVGTIGATTSITDRYLGYSRSLIEQGLYPNTEWTIPDRSEDGSAIELELPSKMPTAFLCNCDETAFRLVKVLKEQGLQVPRDISVVGFDNDIYAELCDPGLTTVAVDTEEIGRVAARRILRHMERGGHKEGIVYRIAGKNIIRNSVRNLNKTADKQD; encoded by the coding sequence CATCGCTGATGAGCTGGGAGTCAGTAAGGTTACTGTATCGAAAGCTTTAAATGGAAAAGAAGGGGTCGGAGAAGAATTAAGAGAGAAGATTTTTCAGGTTGCGGAGAGAGAAGGTTACATATTGCCTGACTATGGACAGAGGAAGGCCCGTAAGGTTGGAATCATCATGAGTGAACGTTTCAGTTCACAGTCAGACACCGGAAAGTTCTACATGGGAATGTATGAAAGCATTATAGGCCAGCTTCGTAAGGCTTCATGTTCCAGCATGATGATTACTCCTAATGCTGAAAGCCTGGCCAGAGATCTGGAGACCATTGAGAAAAGCGAGATGTTTGACGGATTGATTCTTCTTGGGATTCTGGACAGAGTGGTGAGAAAAAAGCTGGAGTCCATAGATCTCCCCAAGATTTACGTGGATGTCTATGATGAAAAACACAGATCTGATTCCGTGGTTACAGAGAACATATACAGTACTTATGAAATGACAAATTATCTTTTGAAAAATGGGCACAGAGAGATTGGCTTTGTGGGAACAATCGGTGCCACAACCAGCATTACAGACCGTTACCTGGGTTACAGCCGTTCATTGATTGAACAAGGTCTTTACCCTAACACGGAATGGACAATTCCGGACAGAAGTGAAGACGGCAGCGCAATTGAATTGGAGCTTCCATCGAAAATGCCGACCGCTTTCCTTTGCAACTGCGATGAAACAGCATTCCGGCTGGTGAAGGTTTTAAAGGAGCAGGGTCTGCAGGTTCCCCGGGATATATCGGTTGTTGGATTTGATAATGATATCTATGCCGAACTGTGTGATCCCGGGTTAACCACGGTAGCTGTTGATACAGAAGAAATCGGAAGGGTTGCAGCAAGACGGATACTGCGTCATATGGAAAGAGGTGGCCATAAAGAGGGAATTGTATACAGAATAGCCGGTAAAAATATAATCAGGAACTCTGTCAGGAATTTGAATAAAACTGCTGATAAACAAGATTAG
- a CDS encoding ABC transporter permease, with translation MKEKKLSGKKLKRRWTKNDTELTILAIPTTVWYVLFCFLPMFGLVIAFKNYKVTGGENFIYNVFHSDWSGVKNFEFLIKSKDLYIILRNTIVYNLIFIVLGMVLSVGLAIMIDLLRSKRKSKVYQTLMFFPYFMSWVVAAYFLDAFLNQDKGLLNVMLRNGGNEPVQWYMKASVWPFLLVFMYLWKSTGYNMVIYLSSISGIDTTLYEAAVMDGANKRQQVRYITLPCLKSVIIMMFILNVGKVFYSDFGLFYQLSQGAKGSIFNTTATIDTFVFNALQSSTPIGMTSAATFFQSVACCITILLANWIVRKLDADSAII, from the coding sequence TTGAAAGAGAAGAAATTATCAGGAAAGAAGCTGAAGCGGCGCTGGACGAAGAATGATACAGAATTGACAATTTTGGCGATACCGACTACAGTCTGGTATGTTCTGTTCTGTTTTCTGCCTATGTTTGGATTAGTCATTGCATTTAAGAATTACAAAGTTACAGGCGGAGAAAACTTTATATATAATGTATTTCACAGCGACTGGTCGGGAGTTAAAAACTTTGAATTTCTTATTAAATCCAAAGATTTATATATTATCCTGAGAAACACAATTGTATATAATCTGATTTTCATTGTATTGGGTATGGTGTTGTCGGTAGGTCTGGCAATTATGATTGACCTTCTCAGAAGCAAAAGAAAGTCCAAAGTATACCAGACGCTTATGTTCTTCCCATATTTTATGTCATGGGTAGTAGCGGCATATTTTCTGGATGCATTTTTGAATCAGGACAAGGGCCTTTTGAATGTAATGTTAAGAAATGGCGGCAATGAACCGGTTCAATGGTATATGAAGGCATCTGTTTGGCCGTTCCTCCTTGTTTTTATGTATCTCTGGAAATCCACGGGTTATAATATGGTTATTTACCTGTCCAGCATTTCGGGAATTGATACGACATTGTATGAAGCGGCAGTCATGGATGGAGCCAATAAGCGCCAGCAGGTCCGGTATATTACACTGCCTTGTCTGAAAAGTGTTATCATCATGATGTTTATCCTGAATGTGGGAAAAGTTTTTTACTCTGATTTCGGATTGTTTTATCAGCTCTCTCAGGGAGCCAAAGGTTCTATATTTAATACAACTGCTACAATCGATACATTTGTGTTCAATGCGCTGCAGTCCTCTACACCGATTGGCATGACATCGGCCGCCACATTCTTCCAGTCCGTGGCTTGCTGTATTACTATTTTACTTGCTAACTGGATTGTCAGGAAACTGGATGCAGACAGTGCGATCATATAG
- a CDS encoding glycoside hydrolase family 3 N-terminal domain-containing protein: protein MKYKDSRLSPEVRAKDLTERMTLVEKVGQLNQRLYGFRAYEREGDTVKVSDTFKDEVKRWSGIGVLYGLYRADPWSGRNYETGISKEQAVKTYNLLQSYVMEHSRLEIPMLLSTECPHGHQALDGYLLPVNLAMGAAFSKELVYQAYRVCGKQMREMGVDMALISLLDILRDPRWGRSEECFGEDPCLASALSASVIKGVMAEGVEVVAKHLAAQGETTGGVNASAARIGERELREIHLPAMKACVDAGVSAVMAAYNEIDGIPCHANSWLLQQVLGKEMGFDGIVMADGFAVDRLEVLTGDIRTTGAKALNAGVDVSLWDEGFTHLEQGIKDGLLSEGRLDEAVLKVLTMKFRRGLFEHPLLGEAKKRFFTFSAEKENLELARQSAVLLKNEGELLPLDKTGMMKIAVIGPNAFDIYSQLGDYTPPVLDGVTIADGIEAYAEQYENLKVTFSQGCQGADSAMLIDQAEQQSAEADVTILVLGGTSSRFGDVSFDKNGAAVTSGEVHMDCGEGVDLSTLKLPDEQLAMADRVYQAAKKTITIVMAGRPYNIGEIVERTNALLYSFYPGPKGGRAIAELIFADAVPSGRLPVSFPRDAARLPSCYNYRNSYQAMHYADGQDGPLYAFGYGLAYDEVIYSDFSVTKEAIGISELVHKPVFLKMVMENHSKRRAFGVPMVFTSRLEGSVVPRVSELKGFEKILLYPGESRSVTIKLEHAAFSGWNERMVYETEPGRVRIQVKDGGRLLWSKEIKLKD from the coding sequence ATGAAGTATAAAGACAGCAGGCTGTCTCCCGAGGTCAGGGCGAAGGATCTGACAGAGCGGATGACTCTGGTGGAAAAGGTGGGGCAGCTGAATCAAAGGCTGTATGGTTTTCGGGCATATGAGCGCGAGGGCGATACGGTCAAAGTGTCCGATACATTTAAGGATGAGGTGAAAAGGTGGAGCGGCATCGGGGTTCTCTATGGGCTATACCGGGCCGATCCCTGGTCTGGCAGGAATTATGAGACGGGAATTTCGAAGGAGCAGGCAGTAAAGACCTATAATCTTCTGCAGTCTTATGTGATGGAGCATTCCAGGCTGGAAATTCCTATGCTGCTGTCTACGGAATGTCCCCATGGACATCAGGCGCTGGACGGCTATCTTCTTCCGGTGAATCTGGCGATGGGAGCTGCTTTTTCCAAAGAACTTGTCTATCAGGCATATAGAGTCTGTGGAAAACAGATGAGGGAGATGGGAGTGGATATGGCTCTCATTTCCCTGCTGGATATTTTAAGAGATCCGAGATGGGGCAGAAGTGAAGAATGTTTTGGAGAAGACCCCTGCCTTGCATCTGCGCTTAGTGCGTCAGTGATAAAAGGTGTTATGGCAGAGGGGGTTGAAGTTGTTGCGAAGCATCTTGCAGCACAGGGCGAAACTACGGGAGGCGTGAATGCCAGTGCAGCCAGAATCGGGGAGAGAGAACTTCGGGAGATTCATCTGCCGGCTATGAAGGCTTGCGTGGATGCAGGAGTTTCAGCAGTGATGGCAGCTTATAACGAGATTGATGGGATTCCGTGTCATGCCAATTCCTGGCTTTTGCAGCAGGTGCTTGGTAAAGAGATGGGATTTGATGGTATCGTTATGGCAGATGGTTTTGCCGTAGACCGTCTGGAGGTGCTCACAGGAGACATCCGGACAACCGGAGCAAAAGCACTGAATGCAGGGGTAGATGTATCTTTGTGGGATGAGGGATTTACCCATCTGGAACAAGGCATAAAGGATGGACTGCTCAGTGAAGGAAGACTGGATGAGGCGGTTCTGAAGGTTCTCACCATGAAATTCAGAAGAGGTCTCTTTGAACATCCGCTGCTGGGAGAAGCGAAGAAGAGATTTTTTACATTCTCCGCAGAGAAAGAAAATCTGGAACTTGCCAGACAGTCAGCCGTTTTGCTTAAAAATGAAGGAGAGCTGCTGCCTCTGGATAAAACCGGAATGATGAAAATTGCGGTGATAGGTCCTAATGCATTCGATATCTATAGTCAGCTTGGAGATTATACACCGCCTGTCCTGGATGGAGTCACCATAGCGGATGGAATAGAAGCATATGCAGAGCAATATGAGAATCTGAAAGTGACCTTCAGTCAGGGCTGCCAAGGAGCAGATTCGGCCATGCTTATCGATCAGGCAGAACAACAATCAGCGGAGGCAGATGTTACGATTCTGGTTCTTGGAGGTACTTCCAGCCGCTTCGGCGATGTGTCTTTTGATAAGAACGGGGCCGCTGTTACTAGTGGTGAGGTGCATATGGATTGTGGGGAAGGTGTGGATTTATCCACCTTAAAATTACCGGATGAGCAGCTTGCCATGGCTGACAGAGTGTACCAGGCGGCAAAAAAGACAATTACGATTGTAATGGCAGGGCGCCCCTATAATATCGGTGAAATCGTGGAACGGACCAATGCATTGCTGTATAGCTTTTATCCAGGACCCAAAGGGGGGAGGGCTATCGCGGAGCTGATTTTTGCAGACGCTGTTCCTTCGGGAAGGCTCCCGGTCTCCTTTCCCCGGGATGCGGCGAGGCTGCCCTCCTGCTATAATTACAGAAATTCTTATCAGGCCATGCATTATGCAGATGGTCAGGATGGTCCGCTTTATGCTTTTGGCTATGGACTGGCTTATGATGAGGTAATATATTCGGATTTTTCCGTCACTAAGGAGGCAATAGGGATAAGCGAACTTGTGCATAAGCCTGTATTTTTGAAGATGGTAATGGAAAATCATTCAAAGCGTCGGGCTTTCGGCGTTCCGATGGTGTTTACAAGCCGTCTGGAGGGAAGTGTGGTTCCCAGGGTTTCGGAATTAAAGGGATTTGAAAAGATTCTGTTATATCCCGGAGAAAGCAGAAGTGTTACAATAAAACTGGAACATGCTGCATTTTCAGGTTGGAATGAACGGATGGTATACGAAACAGAACCGGGCAGAGTCCGTATCCAGGTGAAAGACGGGGGGCGCCTTCTGTGGAGTAAAGAGATAAAACTTAAAGACTGA
- a CDS encoding carbohydrate ABC transporter permease has protein sequence MSKRKDEALSSNLNIISRKTDLVFNIIFVILALICIIPVVFIFIISISSEASIKTYGYLFWPKEFSIDSYAFVFREGTTILRSLGISVLVTVLGTALGVMLTTLMGYVLSRREYKLNGFFTMVVFIPMIFNGGMISSYVVNTQFMHLKDTIWALILPLCVSSFNVVICKTFFRSNIPDSVVESAQIDGASQFIIFGKIALPLSKPLMATIALFLTFGYWNDWFQSSLYITNTKLFSLQALLDHVQRNIEMMANNPSLGVTMQQYMNTMPKEGARMAMAIIIIIPIACTYPFFQKYFISGLTVGAVKG, from the coding sequence GTGAGTAAGAGAAAAGATGAAGCTTTATCCTCAAATTTGAATATTATTTCAAGGAAGACAGACCTGGTTTTTAACATCATTTTTGTCATTTTGGCTTTGATATGTATCATACCGGTTGTTTTTATCTTTATTATTTCAATTTCATCCGAAGCGTCTATTAAGACCTATGGATATCTGTTCTGGCCAAAGGAATTTTCGATTGATTCTTATGCGTTCGTCTTCAGGGAAGGGACGACGATACTTAGATCTCTTGGGATTTCCGTGCTCGTAACTGTTCTGGGTACGGCGCTCGGGGTAATGCTCACAACGCTTATGGGATATGTACTTTCCAGGAGGGAATATAAACTGAATGGATTTTTTACCATGGTTGTGTTCATTCCCATGATTTTCAATGGAGGTATGATTTCCTCCTATGTGGTGAATACGCAGTTTATGCATCTGAAGGATACTATATGGGCTTTGATTTTACCACTGTGTGTTTCCTCTTTTAATGTAGTCATCTGTAAGACGTTTTTCAGGAGCAACATTCCGGATTCTGTGGTTGAATCGGCGCAAATCGACGGGGCTTCACAGTTTATCATCTTTGGTAAGATCGCATTGCCGCTGTCAAAGCCGCTCATGGCTACCATAGCACTGTTTCTGACTTTCGGATACTGGAATGACTGGTTTCAGTCCTCCTTGTATATTACGAATACAAAACTGTTCTCCCTGCAGGCACTTCTGGATCATGTGCAGAGGAATATAGAAATGATGGCGAACAATCCATCACTTGGAGTTACGATGCAGCAGTATATGAATACAATGCCAAAAGAGGGTGCCAGAATGGCCATGGCGATTATCATCATTATTCCCATCGCCTGCACGTATCCGTTTTTCCAGAAGTATTTCATATCCGGACTGACGGTTGGAGCCGTAAAGGGATAG
- a CDS encoding ABC transporter substrate-binding protein yields the protein MKFKKVIAMSMAAVMGFGLLAGCGSKGNEEAGSGDASKNKDAVTLKWIMVGNGMPDNYKAWLGQINPYLEDKIGVNLDMEVVPWGDWDNRRSVIVNSGENFDILFTDQSRYNSEVSTGAFMDISDLIKSEGSDLYKMIPEDYWKAVSISDKVYGVPTYKDSSVTEYFVWDNALAEKYNVDIKQVQDYESLYTALKTIKDGEGTAPYYMSKQGADFMVTAYFDSLGTGLAPLGVRYDDDTMTVVNPMEDENILKDMDIVHKMYKEGIINGDAPTADDANKYRTFFTAQGWSGAAASTWGPNNSIDDCVAVQYGDTVVSNTSVRGSINAISSGCKNPEKAIQFLQLVNTDSKVRDWLYYGVEGENFKYTDDGKIDKLNTDWSMAGYTQGTFFNVSQLSTDKENQWDEVKQLNQNATPSVMLGFDLDTSKIETELANCRAVYEKYKSEFWTGAQDPRELIKTINSELEAAGWETVRAEAQAQVDASK from the coding sequence ATGAAATTCAAAAAAGTGATTGCAATGTCTATGGCTGCAGTTATGGGATTTGGTTTACTTGCAGGCTGTGGATCGAAGGGAAATGAAGAAGCAGGCAGTGGTGACGCATCAAAAAATAAAGATGCTGTAACACTGAAATGGATTATGGTAGGTAACGGTATGCCGGATAACTACAAGGCCTGGCTGGGACAGATCAATCCTTATCTGGAAGATAAAATCGGTGTGAACCTGGATATGGAGGTGGTTCCCTGGGGAGACTGGGATAACAGAAGGAGTGTAATCGTAAACTCAGGTGAAAACTTTGATATCTTATTTACCGACCAGAGCCGTTATAACTCAGAAGTGTCGACGGGAGCTTTCATGGATATCTCTGACCTCATAAAAAGTGAGGGTTCCGATTTATACAAGATGATACCGGAGGATTATTGGAAGGCTGTATCCATCAGTGATAAGGTTTACGGTGTGCCTACGTATAAAGACAGTTCCGTAACAGAATATTTTGTCTGGGACAATGCATTAGCAGAAAAATATAATGTTGATATTAAGCAGGTTCAGGATTATGAATCCTTATATACGGCATTAAAGACAATCAAAGACGGAGAAGGAACAGCACCTTATTATATGTCAAAACAGGGAGCAGATTTTATGGTAACCGCATATTTCGATTCACTCGGAACTGGTCTGGCTCCACTGGGTGTAAGATATGACGATGATACCATGACCGTTGTAAATCCCATGGAAGATGAAAACATTTTAAAAGATATGGATATTGTCCACAAGATGTATAAGGAAGGCATCATTAACGGAGATGCGCCTACAGCGGATGATGCCAACAAATACAGAACCTTCTTTACAGCACAGGGATGGAGTGGTGCAGCAGCATCTACCTGGGGTCCTAATAACAGCATAGATGACTGTGTTGCAGTTCAGTATGGAGACACGGTTGTTTCTAACACAAGCGTTCGTGGTTCTATCAATGCCATATCCTCAGGATGCAAGAATCCGGAGAAAGCCATCCAGTTTTTACAATTGGTAAATACCGACAGTAAAGTACGTGACTGGCTGTACTATGGTGTGGAAGGTGAAAACTTTAAATACACAGATGATGGCAAGATAGATAAGTTGAATACCGACTGGTCCATGGCCGGCTATACACAGGGGACATTCTTCAATGTAAGCCAGCTTTCAACGGATAAAGAGAACCAGTGGGACGAAGTAAAACAGCTGAATCAGAATGCAACACCATCGGTTATGCTGGGATTTGATCTGGATACCAGTAAAATTGAGACAGAGCTGGCAAACTGCCGTGCCGTCTATGAGAAATACAAAAGTGAGTTCTGGACAGGAGCACAGGATCCAAGAGAACTGATTAAGACGATAAACAGTGAACTGGAAGCGGCCGGTTGGGAAACTGTACGTGCAGAAGCGCAGGCCCAGGTAGATGCCAGCAAGTAA
- a CDS encoding alpha-mannosidase yields MWFIDKRIQVICDELKKLCVVSASPVEQIEYKKGRFFYPEEAVEDVQAWQEFDRHTMKWYGPDAHYWFRAAYVVPKELDGKTLRLHVKTQIEEWDDGKNPQFLLFVNGEATQGLDMNHRTVQLAAEAKAGETWQLDLQAYTGTLHSEFDMIMEMQQVDLEIEKLYYDLCVPLQAFSRMDKDDKVKMDIAAVLNEAVNLLDLRTPYSDDFYKSVKEAEKYLERELYEKQGGYDEVIATCIGHTHIDVAWWWTVAQTREKVARSFSTVLKLMEEYPDYKFMSSQPQLYVFLKERYPKLYERIKQRIREGRWEPEGGMWVEADTNLTSGESLVRQFLYGKRFFREEFGVDNKILWLPDVFGYTGALPQIMKKSGIAYFMTTKLAWNQIDKMPYDTFMWKGIDGSSVLTHLVTTLGVGQSSDDFFTTYNGMLHPDAIMGGWQRYQNKDINNDILVSFGYGDGGGGPTREMLETSVRMEKGIKGIPKVRQEFSGTYFKELEQRVKDNRRLPVWEGELYFEYHRGTYTSMARNKRSNRKSEILMMDLELLSLLALDKGITYPKEAIDHMWQTILLNQFHDILPGSSIHEVYEVTKKEYQQIEEEGSRLLDERLSAVAGEGKAVTIFNTLGFDRDDVIHLPKACIGVLKDKEEKIYPIQQLETESLAYVEGLPSKGYKTYEIVEQAGAEESPFTIEAQTLDTPYYKIILDEEGLFTSIYDKRNDREVLQEGKKGNLFCMYEDKPIYYDNWDIDIYYTEKSWDVKNLNRMEWVSKGPVCTVLELERIISNSLIRQRIYFYADTARIDFETYVDWKEHQHLLKVHFPVDIHTDEASFDVQFGNLTRKVHTNTSWDMARFESCGQKWMDLSEGHYGVSLINDCKYGHSVKDSNMALTLIKSGIEPNPVTDQEEHYFTYALYPHEGNLRDCDTVRESYRLNYPARSVLKGTPGSCESLFSIDKKNVMAETVKAAEDGDGIIIRVYEYENTKTRARLTFGMDKKIKSICECNLTEEVMEEPGEHEKDRFSFTIQPYEIKTFKVIFC; encoded by the coding sequence ATGTGGTTTATCGATAAAAGAATACAGGTAATCTGTGATGAATTAAAAAAGTTATGTGTCGTTTCAGCCAGCCCGGTGGAACAGATAGAATATAAAAAGGGGCGTTTCTTCTATCCGGAGGAAGCTGTAGAGGATGTACAGGCATGGCAGGAATTTGACAGGCATACGATGAAGTGGTACGGACCAGATGCGCATTATTGGTTCAGGGCAGCTTACGTTGTTCCAAAAGAGCTGGATGGAAAGACCCTGCGTCTCCATGTAAAGACTCAGATTGAAGAGTGGGATGACGGTAAAAACCCACAATTTTTGCTTTTTGTCAATGGGGAAGCAACACAGGGGCTGGATATGAACCACAGAACTGTACAGCTGGCAGCTGAGGCCAAGGCCGGTGAAACCTGGCAGTTGGACCTGCAGGCATATACCGGAACTCTGCATTCGGAATTTGATATGATTATGGAGATGCAGCAGGTAGATTTAGAGATTGAGAAACTTTACTATGATTTATGTGTCCCATTACAGGCGTTTAGCCGAATGGACAAGGATGACAAAGTGAAGATGGATATTGCGGCCGTATTAAACGAAGCGGTAAATCTTCTGGACTTAAGAACACCGTATTCCGATGACTTTTATAAGAGCGTAAAAGAGGCGGAGAAGTATCTGGAGAGAGAACTCTATGAAAAACAAGGCGGTTACGATGAGGTAATTGCAACCTGCATCGGACACACCCATATTGATGTGGCATGGTGGTGGACAGTTGCGCAGACCAGAGAGAAGGTTGCAAGAAGCTTTTCTACGGTACTTAAACTCATGGAGGAGTATCCGGATTACAAGTTCATGTCCAGCCAGCCACAACTGTATGTATTTTTAAAAGAACGTTATCCAAAGCTATATGAGAGAATCAAACAGAGAATCCGGGAAGGACGCTGGGAGCCGGAGGGCGGCATGTGGGTGGAAGCAGATACCAACCTGACATCCGGAGAGTCGCTGGTACGTCAGTTCCTGTACGGAAAACGTTTTTTCAGAGAAGAGTTCGGCGTGGATAATAAAATTCTCTGGCTGCCGGATGTATTTGGCTATACAGGTGCATTACCCCAGATTATGAAGAAAAGCGGTATTGCGTATTTTATGACTACCAAGCTTGCCTGGAATCAGATTGACAAGATGCCTTACGATACATTTATGTGGAAGGGAATTGACGGTTCTTCTGTGTTGACGCATCTGGTAACGACGCTTGGAGTGGGGCAAAGCAGCGACGATTTCTTTACGACTTATAATGGAATGCTTCATCCGGATGCAATTATGGGGGGCTGGCAAAGATATCAGAATAAGGATATCAACAATGATATACTGGTTTCCTTCGGATATGGTGATGGAGGCGGCGGCCCGACCAGAGAGATGCTGGAGACCTCTGTTCGTATGGAAAAGGGAATTAAGGGAATTCCGAAAGTGCGTCAGGAATTTTCCGGTACGTACTTTAAAGAGCTTGAGCAGCGCGTAAAGGATAATCGAAGGCTTCCGGTATGGGAGGGAGAGTTGTACTTTGAATACCACAGAGGGACCTATACTTCCATGGCCAGAAATAAACGCTCTAACAGAAAAAGTGAGATCCTTATGATGGATCTGGAACTGTTGTCCCTGCTTGCCTTGGATAAAGGGATCACTTATCCGAAGGAAGCGATTGACCACATGTGGCAGACAATCCTTCTGAACCAATTCCACGATATCCTGCCGGGATCTTCCATTCATGAGGTATATGAAGTCACCAAAAAGGAATACCAGCAGATAGAGGAGGAAGGAAGCAGGCTGCTGGATGAGCGCTTAAGTGCGGTAGCGGGAGAAGGAAAGGCAGTTACGATTTTCAACACGCTGGGATTTGACAGGGACGATGTGATTCACCTGCCGAAGGCATGCATCGGTGTACTAAAAGATAAGGAGGAAAAGATATATCCCATTCAGCAGCTGGAAACAGAATCTTTAGCGTATGTAGAAGGGCTGCCTTCAAAAGGATATAAGACCTATGAAATCGTGGAACAGGCCGGGGCAGAAGAATCTCCGTTTACGATAGAAGCTCAGACACTCGATACCCCTTATTATAAGATTATACTGGATGAAGAAGGTCTCTTTACCTCCATTTACGATAAGAGAAACGACAGAGAGGTTCTGCAAGAGGGAAAAAAGGGAAATCTGTTCTGCATGTATGAAGATAAACCCATCTATTATGATAACTGGGATATTGATATTTACTATACGGAGAAGAGCTGGGATGTGAAAAATCTGAACAGGATGGAGTGGGTTTCAAAAGGGCCGGTATGTACGGTACTGGAACTGGAGCGTATAATCAGCAATTCCCTGATTCGCCAGAGAATATATTTCTATGCGGATACGGCCAGGATTGATTTTGAGACTTATGTGGACTGGAAAGAACACCAGCATCTGTTAAAGGTTCATTTCCCCGTGGACATTCATACGGATGAAGCATCCTTTGACGTACAGTTTGGAAATCTGACCAGAAAGGTGCATACCAATACCAGCTGGGATATGGCAAGATTTGAATCCTGCGGTCAGAAGTGGATGGATTTATCAGAAGGACACTATGGCGTCAGTCTGATCAATGATTGTAAATACGGGCATTCTGTTAAGGATTCCAATATGGCACTGACATTGATTAAATCAGGAATCGAGCCGAATCCTGTGACGGATCAGGAAGAACATTATTTTACGTATGCACTGTATCCTCATGAAGGGAATCTAAGAGATTGTGATACTGTCCGTGAAAGCTACAGATTGAACTATCCGGCGCGGAGTGTCTTAAAAGGAACTCCCGGAAGCTGCGAGAGTCTTTTCTCTATTGACAAGAAGAATGTCATGGCTGAAACTGTAAAAGCGGCAGAGGATGGGGACGGAATTATCATCAGGGTTTATGAATATGAAAATACGAAGACCCGGGCAAGGCTGACATTTGGTATGGATAAGAAGATAAAAAGTATCTGTGAGTGTAATCTTACAGAGGAAGTGATGGAAGAGCCGGGCGAGCATGAAAAAGACAGGTTCTCTTTTACCATCCAGCCTTACGAGATTAAGACGTTCAAGGTTATATTCTGTTAA